A stretch of Camelina sativa cultivar DH55 chromosome 18, Cs, whole genome shotgun sequence DNA encodes these proteins:
- the LOC104763246 gene encoding uncharacterized protein LOC104763246 — MAKELSNGYYEIRKACLEHTCPVEARCNYIKKATSRVIAAVFNAQFSDPSKSPVPKDLQQLVLEDLKVSASYSKCRRAMAKATDDLFGSNEDLYDQLAEYLHLLKLANPDTVTDIKTEIEEDGTERFLYTFLAFGASIQGFSKLRRVLVVDGTHLTDSENDDSWTWFFEKLERIIADSNTLTIISDRCQSIYVAKNRVFPRAHHGACIVHLARNVNAKFHNKGLAKLVTNAAYAYTVGSFRTIYGQIRGKNIEWDRYNLMTSNIAESLNKALWKGRASPIVELLKFIRAMLTRWFSARRKKSATHNGVVTPEVDKQLTKNMSIVNGNKVATVTSWSYEIVGLFNGKHHVLLDLKKCTCKHYDRVKIPCEHAMLAANHQGIPPTTLVDKYYKTSTWAATYAGEINPEVHTNDIGMADEVVRRDLIPPKSRRPSGRPTKSRIPSVGEYPVSLIYIFDNRISVSHSSDHVLTCSLIDFRNLQRALSKLIGVQDASR, encoded by the exons ATGGCTAAAGAACTGAGCAATGGATACTATGAGATACGTAAAGCATGTTTGGAACACACATGCCCAGTTGAAGCAAGGTGCAATTACATTAAGAAGGCGACGTCTCGAGTTATTGCTGCTGTCTTCAATGCACAATTTAGCGATCCATCTAAATCACCAGTACCAAAGGACCTGCAGCAATTGGTCCTTGAGGACCTTAAGGTTTCAGCATCATACAGTAAGTGTCGTAGGGCTATGGCAAAAGCTACAGACGATTTGTTTGGCTCTAATGAAGATTTGTATGATCAACTGGCTGAATATTTGCATCTTTTGAAGCTCGCAAATCCCGATACTGTAACAGATATCAAAACAGAAATCGAGGAAGATGGTACTGAAAGGTTCTTATACACGTTTTTGGCGTTTGGTGCATCCATTCAAGGCTTCAGTAAGCTGAGACGTGTTCTTGTTGTGGACGGGACGCATCTAACTG ATAGCGAGAATGATGATTCGTGGACTTGGTTCTTTGAGAAACTTGAACGCATAATCGCAGATAGCAATACCCTCACCATCATTTCTGACAGATGTCAGTCCATTTACGTTGCTAAGAATAGGGTTTTTCCACGTGCTCATCATGGCGCTTGTATTGTCCACTTGGCAAGGAATGTGAATGCCAAATTCCACAACAAAGGTCTTGCCAAACTAGTCACTAATGCTGCATATGCCTACACAGTTGGCTCTTTCCGGACGATTTATGGACAAATTAGAGGAAAAAACATCGAAT GGGACCGTTACAATCTGATGACTAGCAATATAGCTGAATCGTTGAACAAAGCATTATGGAAGGGTAGGGCGTCACCAATAGTGGAGTTGCTTAAGTTTATTAGGGCTATGTTAACACGCTGGTTCAGTGCAAGGAGGAAAAAGTCTGCTACACACAACGGGGTGGTAACTCCGGAGGTTGATAAACAATTGACAAAAAATATGTCAATCGTAAACGGAAACAAGGTTGCAACTGTGACAAGTTGGAGTTATGAAATTGTGGGGTTGTTCAACGGGAAGCACCATGTCCTTCTGGATTTGAAAAAATGCACTTGCAAACATTACGACCGAGTTAAGATCCCATGTGAACACGCGATGCTGGCTGCCAACCACCAAGGTATTCCTCCAACAACACTTGTAGACAAGTACTATAAGACTTCTACATGGGCAGCTACTTACGCTGGAGAAATCAACCCTGAAGTTCATACCAATGATATTGGTATGGCCGATGAAGTTGTTAGGAGGGACCTAATCCCACCAAAGTCCCGCCGGCCATCTGGTAGGCCTACCAAGTCTAGAATTCCATCTGTTGGTGAATATCCGGTAAGCTTAATCTATATATTCGACAATAGAATATCCGTCTCTCATTCGAGTGATCATGTATTAACTTGTAGTCTGATTGATTTCAGAAACCTACAACGGGCACTGTCAAAGTTAATAGGTGTTCAAGATGCAAGCAGATAG